Genomic window (Spirosoma sp. KCTC 42546):
AACCCAATCGGCGTTAAAGGAACCCCGCCTACCAAAACTCCCTCCCAGAAAAGGCGTGTTAAACGCAACCTGCTCGGGCTTTATTCCCAAAAACGCAGCCACTTCCTGCTGATGAAGAAACGGCGATTGCGTACCAGTCCAGATCTCGCATCGGTCGTTAAGGATCTTAACGGTACAGTTCAACGGCTCCATGGGTGCATGCGCGAGGTACGGAAACGTGAATTCTGCATCAATGGTTTTGGCCGCTGTTGACAAAGCACTTGCTACATCCCCTTTTTGCTGGCTGGGGATTCCTTTTGTTGTGGCTAGCTCCCTGTATGTGTCCAGTTGAGTTTTGCTGTCAACGGGCTCATCGGTTCCCAGACTCCAGTCTATTTTCAGGGCATCACGACCGAGCCTGGCAGCCCAATAGTGATCAGCCAATACGGCCACACCCGTTGGAATCTGAACAACGGCCCGAACTCCCTGTATAGCTTTCGCTCGGCTGGAATCGACTGATTTTACTGTTCCACCGAACACGGGCGCATGGGCTACAACTGCCGTAAGTAAGCCAGGGAACTGAACATCAATCCCATAGGTCGCTTTCCCATTGATCTTTTCGGGACTGTCAACCCGCTTTTGAGAGTTACCGATGTACCTCCATGCTGTAGGTTCACGAAGTTTAACGGCAGGTACCGGTAGTGTTGACGCTTCAGAAGCAAGTTCGCCATAACTGACACGCCGGGCACCCGCAATGACATACCCATTTTCCGTTCGGCAGTCCCTGGGTTGTAGACCTAATCGGTTGGCCGCTGCCTGCACCAGCATGGTACGGGCCGTTGCGCCCGCCAGCCGATACCGATCAAATTCGGAACAGGTTGAATCAGACCCTCCGGTAGTCTGTACCGAAAGCGGTTCGGCAAAATCAGCCCCTTTGCCAGCTGGCCGGTGTTCAACCTGTATGTTGTTCCAGTCACAGTCCAGCTCTTCGGCAATCAGCATAGTTAGGGTCGTCCAGATACCCTGACCCATTTCTACCTTCGAGAGAATAAGTTGTAGGCTATTATCCTCGCCAATACGCAGGAACGCATTCAGTTTCCGAGCCGGTCGGGTTGACGGAGAGGCTGTAAAGCTGGACGGGGTAGCGCTGACAGGCATACCCAAAGCGATAACAAGACCGCCAAGTGAGCTTGTTTTAAGAAAATCTCGACGACTAACAGGCCTTGTTTCCTTCATTTTACATCTTTTTCGTTGCGCATAGCCGCCCGATGAATGGCTTTTCGAATACGCTGATACGTACCACACCGACAAATGTTACCCGCCATAGCGGCATCAATATCCTCGTCGGAAGGGTTTGGTTTTTCGCGAAGTAAGGTAGCTGCCGACATAAGTTGACCCGACTGGCAATAGCCACATTGCGGCACTTGTTCGGCAATCCAGGCTTGCTGCAACTGCCGACCAATATCACCCGAAAGGCCTTCAATAGTGGTTACCTCCTGCCCCTTTACAATTGAAACGGGTGTTACGCAGGAACGCATCGCTTCACCATTTACATGAACAGTACAGGCCCCACATTGCGCCATGCCACAACCAAATTTTGTCCCTGTCAACCCAATACGATCCCGAATGACCCAAA
Coding sequences:
- a CDS encoding xanthine dehydrogenase family protein molybdopterin-binding subunit, whose amino-acid sequence is MKETRPVSRRDFLKTSSLGGLVIALGMPVSATPSSFTASPSTRPARKLNAFLRIGEDNSLQLILSKVEMGQGIWTTLTMLIAEELDCDWNNIQVEHRPAGKGADFAEPLSVQTTGGSDSTCSEFDRYRLAGATARTMLVQAAANRLGLQPRDCRTENGYVIAGARRVSYGELASEASTLPVPAVKLREPTAWRYIGNSQKRVDSPEKINGKATYGIDVQFPGLLTAVVAHAPVFGGTVKSVDSSRAKAIQGVRAVVQIPTGVAVLADHYWAARLGRDALKIDWSLGTDEPVDSKTQLDTYRELATTKGIPSQQKGDVASALSTAAKTIDAEFTFPYLAHAPMEPLNCTVKILNDRCEIWTGTQSPFLHQQEVAAFLGIKPEQVAFNTPFLGGSFGRRGSFNADWVMEAVQIAKVSGKFIKLIWSREDDIQGGYYRPVYLHRATIGIGRDGFPTAWQHRIVGQSLFTNTPLAAEIVQKGIDYSSVGGVHGSPYLAKIPDHSVELHTTTCHVPVLPWRSVGNTHTAFVMETLVDELATIAGKDPVAYRRMLLNEHPRHLAALNLAAEKANWEKPLPPGRFRGVAVHAAMGSYIAQVVELSVDKQKIHLHRVVCAIDCGLAVNPDGVRAQMESCIVYGLTAALYGEITLERGRVQQSNFHDYRMLRIDEMPVIDVYIVPSTGPMGGAGEPGVPPIAPALVNALFAATGKRLRQLPVRPEDLAKS
- a CDS encoding (2Fe-2S)-binding protein, which encodes MITLSVNKKRYTLDVDPSMPLLWVIRDRIGLTGTKFGCGMAQCGACTVHVNGEAMRSCVTPVSIVKGQEVTTIEGLSGDIGRQLQQAWIAEQVPQCGYCQSGQLMSAATLLREKPNPSDEDIDAAMAGNICRCGTYQRIRKAIHRAAMRNEKDVK